A region from the Dinoroseobacter shibae DFL 12 = DSM 16493 genome encodes:
- a CDS encoding alpha-hydroxy acid oxidase produces MDFDTTHPAISDLRRAARRRIPGFVFEYLDSATGDREIGVQTTRAALDAIHLLPGILHGQITPELETPLLGQTYARPFGIAPVGMSGLIWPDAERLLAAEAATARIPYGLSTVATQTPERVGPVAGEMGWFQLYPPADPGIRDDIMARARASGFGTLVLTVDVPADSRRERQRRANLTIPPKITPRMIFQMILHPTWALGMARHGTPSLKLAESYVEKTGAASYMAHAGKAIRGAPDWAYLDAVRAGWDGPLVVKGVLRPEDAVRLRAAGVDAIWVSDHSARQFEGGPGAITQLPAIRRAVGPDCPVIYDSGIEGGLDILRAVGLGADFVMLGRAWHFALAGLGPAGVRHLIHILTQDLVTNMQICGIAKLADFRDQLATHSYGVSGQA; encoded by the coding sequence ATGGATTTCGACACGACCCATCCGGCCATTTCCGACCTGCGGCGCGCAGCACGGCGCCGCATCCCCGGCTTCGTGTTCGAATATCTCGACAGTGCCACGGGCGACCGCGAGATCGGGGTGCAGACCACGCGCGCGGCGCTCGACGCGATCCACCTGCTGCCCGGCATCCTGCACGGGCAGATCACGCCGGAGCTCGAAACACCACTGCTCGGCCAGACCTATGCCCGCCCCTTCGGCATCGCCCCCGTGGGCATGTCCGGGCTGATCTGGCCCGATGCGGAACGGCTCCTGGCCGCGGAGGCCGCGACCGCGCGCATTCCCTATGGCCTCTCGACCGTGGCCACGCAGACGCCCGAACGGGTCGGCCCCGTGGCGGGCGAGATGGGCTGGTTCCAACTCTACCCCCCCGCCGACCCGGGCATTCGCGACGACATCATGGCCCGCGCCCGCGCCTCCGGCTTCGGCACCCTGGTGCTGACCGTGGACGTGCCCGCCGACAGCCGCCGGGAGCGCCAGCGCCGTGCCAACCTGACCATTCCGCCGAAGATCACCCCGCGCATGATCTTCCAGATGATCCTCCACCCGACCTGGGCCCTCGGGATGGCGCGGCACGGCACACCGTCGCTGAAACTCGCCGAGAGCTATGTCGAGAAAACGGGCGCTGCCAGCTACATGGCCCATGCGGGCAAGGCGATCCGGGGCGCGCCGGACTGGGCCTACCTGGACGCGGTGCGCGCGGGCTGGGACGGGCCGCTGGTGGTCAAGGGCGTGCTGCGACCCGAGGATGCGGTGCGCCTGCGCGCCGCCGGGGTCGACGCGATCTGGGTCTCGGACCATTCCGCCCGGCAGTTCGAGGGCGGCCCCGGCGCCATCACCCAACTGCCCGCGATCCGCCGCGCGGTCGGCCCCGACTGCCCGGTGATCTACGACAGCGGGATCGAAGGCGGGCTCGACATCCTGCGCGCCGTGGGGCTGGGGGCGGATTTCGTCATGCTGGGCCGGGCGTGGCATTTCGCGCTCGCAGGCCTCGGCCCGGCAGGCGTGCGCCACCTGATCCACATCCTGACCCAGGACCTGGTCACGAACATGCAAATCTGCGGCATTGCCAAGCTCGCCGACTTCCGCGACCAATTGGCTACCCACTCCTACGGGGTTTCAGGACAGGCCTGA
- a CDS encoding pyruvate carboxylase, which yields MTDFQKILIANRGEIAIRVMRAANELGKKTVAVYAEEDKLCLHRFKADEAYKIGEGLGPVAAYLSIDEIIRVAKLSGADAIHPGYGLLSENPDFVDACVANGIAFIGPRAETMRALGDKASARRVAIEAGVPVIPATEVLGDDMDKVRAEAEAIGFPLMLKASWGGGGRGMRPIFDPDEVADKVREGRREAEAAFGNGEGYLEKMITRARHVEVQILGDSMGNIYHLWERDCSVQRRNQKVVERAPAPYLSSSQREQLCELGRKICAHVNYECAGTVEFLMDMDTGEFFFIEVNPRVQVEHTVTEEVTGIDIVRAQILIAEGKSLVEATGMASQYDVQLNGHAIQCRITTEDPQNNFIPDYGRITAYRGATGMGIRLDGGTAYSGAVITRYYDSLLEKVTAWAPTPEAAIARMDRALREFRIRGVSTNIAFVENLLKHPTFLNNQYTTKFIDETEELFQFPKRRDRATRILRYIADISVNGHPETEGRPKPPATPRALRAPAPKAAPAPGTRTLLEKKGPQAVADWMAAQKQLLITDTTMRDGHQSLLATRMRSIDMIRVAPSYAANLPQLFSVECWGGATFDVAYRFLQECPWQRLRDIRAAMPNVMTQMLLRGSNGVGYTNYPDNVVRAFTLQAAESGVDVFRVFDSLNWVENMRVAMDAVLESGKVCEGAICYTGDILDPNRAKYDLNYYVTMGKELREAGAHILGLKDMAGLLKPASARILIKALKEEVGLPIHFHTHDTAGIASATILAAAESGVDAVDCAMDALSGNTSQATLGTVVEALQHTDRDTGLDIKAVREISDYWEAVRGEYAAFESGMQAPSSEVYLHEMPGGQFTNLKAQARSLGLEERWHEVAQTYADVNQMFGDIVKVTPSSKVVGDMALMMVSQGLSRADVEDPDRDVSFPDSVIDMMRGNLGQPAGGFPEAIVAKILKGESPNTERPGKHIPPVDLEKTRADLAAQLEVDIDDEDLNGYLMYPKVFTDYMTRHAEYGPVRTLPTRTFFYGMQPGDEIEVEIDPGKTLVVRMQTASETNEDGEVKVFFELNGQPRQVRVPNRKAAASVAKRPKAELGNPNHVGAPMPGVVASVAVQAGASVKEGDLLLTIEAMKMETGIHAERDAVVKAVHVTPAAQIDAKDLLVELE from the coding sequence ATGACTGATTTTCAGAAGATCCTGATTGCCAATCGCGGCGAGATCGCCATCCGGGTGATGCGCGCGGCCAACGAACTGGGCAAGAAAACGGTCGCGGTCTATGCCGAGGAAGACAAGCTCTGCCTGCACCGGTTCAAGGCAGACGAGGCCTACAAGATCGGCGAGGGGCTCGGCCCGGTCGCGGCCTACCTGTCGATCGACGAGATCATCCGCGTGGCGAAGCTCTCGGGCGCGGACGCAATCCATCCGGGCTACGGCCTGCTGTCCGAGAACCCGGATTTCGTGGATGCTTGCGTCGCCAACGGCATCGCCTTCATCGGGCCCAGGGCCGAAACCATGCGCGCGCTCGGCGACAAGGCCTCCGCGCGCCGGGTGGCGATCGAGGCAGGCGTGCCGGTGATCCCCGCCACCGAGGTGCTGGGCGACGACATGGACAAGGTCCGCGCCGAGGCCGAGGCGATCGGCTTTCCGCTGATGCTCAAGGCGTCCTGGGGCGGCGGCGGGCGCGGGATGCGCCCGATCTTCGACCCCGACGAGGTGGCCGATAAGGTGCGCGAGGGCCGGCGCGAAGCCGAAGCCGCCTTCGGCAATGGCGAGGGCTATCTGGAAAAGATGATCACCCGCGCGCGGCATGTCGAGGTGCAGATCCTCGGCGACAGCATGGGCAACATCTATCACCTGTGGGAACGGGACTGCTCGGTTCAGCGCCGCAACCAGAAGGTCGTCGAACGCGCCCCCGCGCCTTACCTGTCGTCCTCGCAACGCGAGCAGCTGTGCGAACTGGGCCGCAAGATCTGCGCCCATGTGAATTACGAATGCGCCGGCACCGTCGAGTTCCTGATGGACATGGATACCGGCGAGTTCTTCTTCATCGAGGTGAACCCCCGCGTGCAGGTCGAGCATACCGTGACCGAGGAAGTCACCGGCATCGACATCGTTCGCGCCCAGATCCTGATCGCCGAGGGCAAATCCCTGGTCGAGGCCACCGGCATGGCCAGCCAGTACGACGTGCAACTCAACGGCCACGCGATCCAGTGCCGGATCACCACCGAAGACCCGCAGAACAACTTCATCCCCGACTATGGCCGGATCACCGCCTATCGCGGGGCGACCGGCATGGGCATCCGGCTCGACGGCGGCACCGCCTATTCCGGCGCGGTGATCACACGCTACTATGACAGCCTGCTGGAAAAGGTCACCGCCTGGGCCCCCACGCCCGAGGCGGCCATCGCCCGGATGGACCGCGCCCTGCGCGAATTCCGCATCCGGGGTGTCAGCACCAACATCGCCTTCGTCGAGAACCTGCTGAAGCACCCGACCTTCCTCAACAACCAGTATACCACCAAGTTCATCGACGAGACCGAGGAGCTGTTCCAGTTCCCCAAGCGCCGCGACCGGGCGACCCGCATCCTGCGCTACATCGCGGATATCTCCGTCAACGGACATCCCGAGACCGAAGGCCGCCCCAAGCCGCCCGCCACGCCGCGCGCGCTCAGGGCCCCCGCGCCGAAGGCCGCGCCCGCCCCCGGCACCCGGACCCTGCTGGAGAAAAAAGGCCCGCAGGCGGTGGCCGACTGGATGGCAGCGCAGAAACAACTGCTGATCACCGACACCACCATGCGTGACGGGCACCAGTCCCTGCTGGCCACGCGGATGCGGTCCATCGACATGATCCGGGTGGCGCCGAGTTACGCCGCGAACCTGCCGCAGCTCTTCTCGGTCGAATGCTGGGGCGGCGCGACTTTCGACGTGGCCTACCGGTTCTTGCAGGAATGCCCCTGGCAACGGCTCCGCGACATCCGCGCGGCGATGCCCAACGTGATGACCCAGATGCTGCTGCGCGGCTCGAACGGCGTGGGCTATACCAACTACCCCGACAACGTGGTGCGCGCCTTCACCCTGCAGGCCGCCGAGAGCGGCGTCGACGTCTTCCGCGTCTTCGACAGCCTGAACTGGGTCGAGAACATGCGCGTCGCCATGGACGCGGTGCTGGAATCGGGCAAGGTCTGCGAGGGCGCGATCTGCTACACCGGCGACATCCTCGACCCGAACCGGGCGAAATACGACCTGAACTACTACGTCACCATGGGCAAGGAGCTGCGCGAGGCTGGCGCCCATATCCTGGGGCTGAAGGACATGGCGGGGCTGCTGAAACCCGCCTCCGCCCGGATCCTGATCAAGGCCCTGAAGGAAGAGGTCGGCCTGCCCATCCACTTCCACACCCATGACACCGCCGGTATCGCCAGCGCCACGATCCTGGCCGCCGCCGAGAGCGGCGTGGACGCGGTCGATTGCGCCATGGACGCGCTGTCGGGCAACACCTCCCAGGCGACGCTCGGCACGGTGGTCGAGGCGCTGCAACACACCGACCGCGACACCGGGCTCGACATCAAGGCGGTGCGCGAGATCTCCGACTACTGGGAAGCCGTCCGCGGCGAATACGCGGCCTTCGAGAGCGGCATGCAGGCCCCCTCCTCCGAGGTCTACCTGCACGAGATGCCCGGCGGACAGTTCACCAACCTCAAGGCCCAGGCCCGCTCGCTCGGGCTTGAGGAACGCTGGCACGAGGTCGCCCAGACCTATGCGGATGTGAACCAGATGTTCGGCGACATCGTGAAGGTCACGCCGTCGTCGAAGGTGGTGGGCGACATGGCACTGATGATGGTCAGCCAGGGCCTGAGCCGCGCGGATGTGGAGGACCCCGACCGCGACGTGTCCTTCCCGGATTCGGTGATCGACATGATGCGCGGCAATCTCGGCCAGCCTGCGGGCGGGTTTCCCGAAGCGATCGTCGCCAAGATCCTCAAGGGCGAGTCCCCCAATACCGAGCGCCCGGGCAAGCATATCCCGCCCGTCGATCTCGAGAAGACCCGGGCCGATCTCGCCGCGCAGCTGGAGGTGGATATCGACGACGAGGACCTCAACGGTTATCTGATGTATCCCAAGGTCTTCACCGATTACATGACCCGCCATGCCGAATACGGCCCCGTGCGCACCCTGCCCACGCGGACGTTTTTCTACGGCATGCAGCCCGGCGACGAGATCGAGGTCGAGATCGACCCGGGCAAGACCCTGGTGGTGCGGATGCAGACCGCGTCCGAGACCAACGAGGATGGCGAGGTCAAGGTGTTCTTCGAGTTGAACGGCCAGCCCCGGCAAGTCCGCGTCCCCAACCGCAAGGCCGCCGCGTCCGTGGCGAAACGGCCCAAGGCCGAGCTGGGCAACCCCAACCATGTGGGCGCGCCGATGCCCGGTGTGGTGGCCTCGGTCGCGGTGCAGGCGGGGGCCTCGGTCAAGGAGGGCGATCTGCTGCTGACCATCGAGGCGATGAAGATGGAAACCGGCATCCATGCGGAGCGCGACGCGGTGGTCAAGGCCGTCCACGTCACCCCCGCCGCCCAGATCGACGCCAAGGACCTGTTGGTGGAGCTGGAGTGA
- a CDS encoding LysR family transcriptional regulator → MAFLKVVETGSVRAAARALGQDPSGISRRVAQLEARLNAKLVRRSGNATRPTAQGRAYYARLRAIIDQLEALEAEIGGETDTPSGLLRVTAAIDFGQEFLAPWLLEFRARHPAVEFDLVLASGFVDMGANEIDVAIRAGKLPDSSLIATKLAELPRVLVASRAYVEAHGAPRTPSDLLAHPAIFFVPGNRNAPLKLRSPEGQVVEVRRSNGIAINAVRSAVAAVRAGAGIHSGPRWAFSDLIAAGEVVEILPDYTQDAFPLYAVRQPAIVVPARISRFIPFLREKVRGVGGLIVS, encoded by the coding sequence ATGGCGTTCCTGAAAGTGGTGGAGACCGGCTCGGTTCGGGCAGCGGCCCGGGCGCTGGGGCAGGACCCGTCGGGTATCTCGCGTCGGGTGGCGCAGCTCGAGGCGCGACTGAACGCCAAGCTGGTTCGGCGCAGCGGCAATGCCACCCGGCCCACGGCGCAGGGGCGGGCCTATTACGCGCGGCTGCGGGCGATCATCGACCAGCTGGAAGCGCTGGAGGCGGAAATCGGCGGCGAGACCGATACGCCCTCGGGGCTCTTGCGGGTGACAGCGGCGATCGATTTCGGGCAGGAGTTCCTGGCGCCCTGGCTGCTGGAGTTCCGCGCGCGGCATCCGGCGGTGGAGTTCGACCTGGTGCTGGCCAGCGGCTTCGTGGACATGGGCGCCAACGAGATCGACGTGGCGATCCGGGCGGGCAAGCTGCCCGACAGCAGCCTGATCGCCACCAAGCTGGCCGAACTGCCCCGGGTTCTGGTGGCCTCGCGTGCCTACGTGGAGGCTCACGGGGCGCCGCGGACGCCTTCGGATCTGCTGGCGCATCCCGCGATCTTCTTTGTCCCCGGCAATCGCAATGCCCCGCTGAAGCTGCGATCGCCGGAGGGGCAGGTGGTCGAGGTGCGGCGCAGCAACGGCATCGCGATCAACGCGGTGCGGTCGGCCGTGGCGGCGGTGCGCGCGGGGGCGGGTATCCATAGCGGGCCGCGATGGGCCTTTTCCGACCTGATCGCCGCGGGCGAGGTGGTCGAGATCCTGCCGGATTACACGCAGGACGCGTTCCCGCTCTATGCGGTGCGCCAGCCGGCGATTGTCGTTCCGGCCCGCATCTCGCGGTTCATCCCGTTCCTGCGCGAAAAGGTGCGCGGGGTGGGCGGCCTGATCGTGTCCTAG
- a CDS encoding SDR family oxidoreductase, giving the protein MTQTGPDLSRRATLLGLGATGLTGATVTAATAQTAPSRPLAGKVAIVSGARNNMGRAFAIKMGEMGADVVVHYHRAETLDQAEDTARLVEAAGGRAALTMGNLGQVENVRAMYDTAEQAFGGVDIVINNAGAILKKPMAEFTDAEFEQLDAINNRALFYSLREAALRMRDGGRIINIGTSLKAGAAPGYTIYSGTKAPVEEYSRMLAKELGPRLITVNTIAPGPVDTPFFHAQETEQSAAFAARLSTEQRLGRIEDIAPLAGFLASPESQWINGQTVWINGGYLTR; this is encoded by the coding sequence ATGACCCAGACCGGACCTGACCTGTCCCGCCGCGCCACCCTTCTGGGGCTCGGCGCCACCGGGCTCACCGGCGCCACTGTCACCGCCGCAACCGCCCAGACCGCGCCCTCCCGCCCCTTGGCGGGCAAGGTCGCCATCGTGTCCGGGGCACGCAACAACATGGGGCGGGCCTTCGCTATCAAGATGGGCGAGATGGGCGCCGACGTGGTGGTCCATTACCACCGGGCGGAAACCCTCGACCAGGCCGAAGACACCGCCCGGCTGGTCGAGGCCGCAGGCGGGCGCGCAGCCCTGACCATGGGGAATCTTGGCCAAGTCGAGAACGTGCGCGCCATGTACGACACCGCCGAGCAAGCCTTCGGCGGGGTGGATATCGTGATCAATAACGCAGGCGCCATCCTCAAGAAACCGATGGCGGAATTCACCGATGCCGAGTTCGAGCAACTCGACGCGATCAACAACCGGGCCCTGTTCTATTCCCTGCGCGAAGCCGCCCTGCGGATGCGCGACGGCGGGCGGATCATCAACATCGGCACCTCGCTGAAGGCCGGGGCCGCGCCAGGCTACACGATCTATTCCGGCACCAAGGCCCCGGTGGAGGAATACTCCCGCATGCTCGCCAAGGAGTTGGGGCCGCGCCTTATTACCGTGAACACCATCGCCCCGGGCCCCGTGGACACGCCGTTCTTCCACGCCCAAGAAACCGAGCAGAGCGCAGCATTCGCAGCGCGGCTCTCGACCGAGCAGCGGCTGGGCCGGATCGAGGATATCGCGCCTCTCGCGGGCTTTCTCGCCAGTCCCGAGAGCCAGTGGATCAACGGCCAGACCGTCTGGATCAACGGCGGCTACCTGACCCGCTGA
- a CDS encoding ATP-dependent helicase yields MNSFDDSDAFEKGAALSLSARARAQAAGARAAPYLDTLNPAQRQAVESLDGPVLMLAGAGTGKTKALTCRIAHLLLTGTARPNEILAVTFTNKAAREMKERVATLMNQPVEGMPWLGTFHAIGVKLLRRHAELVGLKSNFTILDTDDQVRLLKQIIVAENIDEKRWPARQLAHIIDGWKNRAWAPDAVPAAEASAFNSRGVELYAAYQERLKTLNATDFGDLLLHVVGIFQKHEDVLAQYQRWFRYILVDEYQDTNVAQYLWLRLLAGGHKNICCVGDDDQSIYGWRGAEVGNILRFEKDFPGALVIRLEQNYRSTPHILAAASGVISGNKGRLGKELWTDAQEGEKVRLIGHWDGDEEARWIGEEIESMQNGTRGMRPFALNEIAILVRASHQMRAFEDRFLTIGLPYKVIGGPRFYERMEIRDAMAYFRVVTSPEDDLAFERIVNTPKRGLGDKAQAKIQAAARANGVPLKEGARILLAAKGLGGKGAAELRLLIDGLDRWSAAARDGANHVELAQVILDESGYTTHWQNDKTPEAPGRLENLKELVKALEGFENLQGFLEHVSLVMDNDKGDAGPQVSIMTLHAAKGLEFPAVFLPGWEDGIFPSQRSIDDQTGKVEIGREADEERRLAYVGITRAEELCTISFASNRRVFGRWQDQMPSRFIDELPEAHVEVLTPPGLYGGGYGAAAPGAMPDGVFAGSQLETKAAEANVYNSPGWRRMQARAGARGTSQPREARNMVIDATAVPAHGLGDRVFHQKFGYGAVTGIEGDKLEVAFDKAGVKKLVAKFVVAADRADDVPF; encoded by the coding sequence ATGAACAGTTTTGACGACTCCGATGCGTTCGAGAAGGGCGCGGCCCTGTCCCTGTCGGCGCGCGCCCGAGCACAGGCCGCAGGGGCGCGGGCGGCCCCCTATCTCGACACGTTGAACCCGGCCCAGCGGCAGGCGGTTGAATCGCTCGACGGTCCGGTTCTGATGCTCGCAGGCGCGGGCACGGGCAAGACCAAGGCGCTGACATGCCGGATCGCGCATCTGCTGCTGACAGGGACGGCGCGGCCGAACGAGATCCTGGCGGTGACCTTCACCAACAAGGCCGCCCGCGAGATGAAGGAGCGGGTGGCGACCCTGATGAACCAGCCGGTGGAGGGGATGCCCTGGCTCGGCACCTTCCACGCGATCGGCGTGAAGCTGCTGCGCCGGCATGCGGAACTAGTGGGGTTGAAGTCGAACTTCACCATTCTGGACACCGACGACCAGGTCCGGCTGCTCAAGCAGATCATCGTCGCCGAGAATATCGACGAGAAACGCTGGCCCGCGCGGCAGCTGGCGCACATCATCGATGGCTGGAAGAACCGCGCCTGGGCGCCGGATGCGGTGCCCGCCGCCGAGGCGTCGGCCTTCAATTCCCGCGGGGTGGAGTTGTATGCCGCTTATCAGGAGCGGCTGAAGACCCTGAATGCCACGGATTTCGGCGATCTGCTGCTGCATGTGGTGGGGATATTCCAGAAACACGAGGACGTGCTGGCGCAGTACCAGCGCTGGTTCCGCTACATCCTGGTGGACGAGTACCAGGATACGAACGTCGCGCAGTATCTCTGGCTGCGGCTTCTGGCGGGCGGGCACAAGAATATCTGCTGCGTGGGTGATGACGACCAGTCGATCTATGGCTGGCGCGGGGCCGAGGTGGGCAACATCCTGCGCTTCGAGAAGGATTTCCCCGGCGCGCTTGTCATCCGGCTGGAGCAGAATTATCGCTCCACCCCCCATATCCTGGCCGCGGCCTCCGGGGTGATTTCCGGCAACAAGGGGCGGCTCGGCAAGGAGCTGTGGACCGATGCGCAAGAGGGCGAGAAGGTCCGCCTGATCGGCCATTGGGACGGGGATGAAGAGGCCCGCTGGATCGGTGAAGAGATCGAGTCGATGCAGAACGGCACGCGCGGGATGCGGCCCTTCGCGTTGAACGAGATCGCGATCCTCGTGCGTGCCTCCCACCAGATGCGCGCCTTCGAGGACCGGTTCCTGACCATCGGGCTGCCTTACAAGGTGATCGGTGGCCCGCGGTTCTACGAGCGGATGGAGATCCGTGATGCCATGGCCTATTTCCGCGTGGTCACCAGCCCCGAGGACGACCTGGCCTTCGAGAGGATCGTGAACACCCCCAAGCGGGGTCTGGGCGACAAGGCCCAAGCGAAGATCCAGGCGGCCGCGCGGGCCAATGGCGTGCCGCTCAAGGAAGGCGCGCGGATATTGCTGGCGGCCAAGGGGCTGGGCGGCAAGGGGGCCGCGGAATTGCGGCTGCTGATCGACGGGTTGGACCGCTGGTCGGCGGCGGCGCGGGACGGTGCGAACCATGTGGAGCTGGCCCAGGTGATCCTGGACGAGAGCGGCTACACCACCCATTGGCAGAACGACAAGACGCCGGAGGCGCCGGGGCGGCTGGAGAACCTCAAGGAACTGGTTAAGGCCCTGGAGGGGTTCGAGAACCTGCAGGGGTTCCTGGAGCATGTTTCGCTGGTCATGGACAACGACAAGGGCGATGCGGGGCCGCAGGTGTCGATCATGACCCTGCACGCGGCCAAGGGGCTGGAGTTTCCGGCCGTGTTCCTGCCGGGCTGGGAGGACGGCATATTCCCGTCGCAACGTTCGATAGACGATCAGACAGGCAAGGTCGAAATAGGCCGAGAAGCCGATGAGGAGCGCCGCTTGGCCTACGTCGGCATCACTCGCGCCGAGGAACTCTGCACTATCTCTTTCGCGAGCAACAGGAGAGTCTTTGGTCGATGGCAGGATCAAATGCCCTCGCGGTTCATCGACGAGCTGCCCGAGGCCCATGTCGAGGTGCTGACCCCGCCGGGGCTTTATGGCGGCGGCTATGGCGCGGCTGCGCCGGGGGCAATGCCGGACGGGGTCTTTGCCGGCTCCCAACTGGAAACCAAGGCGGCGGAGGCGAATGTCTACAATTCGCCAGGTTGGCGGCGGATGCAGGCGCGCGCGGGCGCACGGGGCACGAGCCAGCCGCGCGAGGCGCGCAACATGGTGATCGACGCGACGGCGGTGCCGGCCCATGGGCTCGGCGACCGGGTGTTTCACCAGAAATTCGGCTACGGCGCGGTGACGGGGATCGAAGGCGACAAGCTGGAGGTCGCCTTCGACAAGGCCGGGGTCAAGAAGCTGGTGGCGAAATTCGTGGTTGCGGCGGACAGGGCGGATGACGTGCCGTTCTGA
- a CDS encoding EthD family reductase: MPMTLQVLYPTEGGTSFDYAYYTGKHMEIVTEHMSAHFDSVLVTRGLAGGPDTPPGFHAVATFTFADQAALDACLAAAGPAVGDIPNFYSGQPQMLIGEQIG, from the coding sequence ATGCCCATGACCCTGCAAGTGCTCTACCCCACCGAAGGTGGTACCAGCTTCGATTATGCCTATTACACCGGCAAACACATGGAGATCGTAACCGAACACATGTCCGCGCATTTCGACAGCGTGCTGGTGACCCGCGGCCTCGCGGGCGGCCCCGACACCCCGCCCGGCTTCCACGCGGTCGCCACCTTCACCTTCGCCGACCAGGCCGCGCTCGACGCCTGCCTTGCTGCCGCGGGTCCTGCGGTCGGGGACATCCCGAATTTCTACAGCGGTCAGCCCCAGATGCTCATCGGCGAACAGATCGGCTGA